The Macaca nemestrina isolate mMacNem1 chromosome 12, mMacNem.hap1, whole genome shotgun sequence genome contains a region encoding:
- the LOC105476256 gene encoding prostate and testis expressed protein 2: MLVLFLLSTIFLLCPYWGELHDRVEATEIMCYKCKKYHLGLCYDVMTSCSLKPKQSCAVENFYVLTVTGQSLYHYSKLSCMTNCEDINFLGFSKRAELICCNHSNYCNLPEGV, encoded by the exons ATGCTTGTTCTCTTTCTGCTGAGCACAATCTTTCTGCTCTGCCCATATTGGG gTGAACTTCATGACCGTGTAGAAG CGACTGAAATAATGtgttataaatgtaaaaaataccATCTCGGGTTATGCTATGATGTCATGACATCCTGCTCCCTGAAGCCTAAACAGTCCTGTGCAGTTGAGAACTTTTACGTCCTTACAGTTACAG GGCAGAGCCTGTATCATTATTCAAAACTGTCGTGTATGACCAACTGTGAGGACATCAACTTCTTGGGGTTCTCGAAGAGGGCAGAGCTCATCTGTTGTAATCATAGTAACTACTGCAACCTCCCTGAGGGAGTTTAG